The Acidobacteriota bacterium genome includes a window with the following:
- a CDS encoding peroxiredoxin family protein yields the protein MKSVVDESYRDKVEILAVSVDPHDKAHFLRDKLKDQPGVNFPMLSDADHRVIDRYGLLNAGSKRPLPHPATYVIDRDGKVRWRFVEVDYKVRPSNEDVLRELGKVEKAK from the coding sequence CTGAAATCCGTTGTAGATGAAAGTTACCGCGACAAGGTCGAAATCCTGGCCGTTAGCGTAGACCCGCACGACAAGGCGCATTTCCTGCGTGACAAACTCAAAGATCAGCCCGGCGTCAATTTTCCGATGCTTTCCGACGCCGACCACCGTGTAATTGATCGTTACGGCTTATTGAATGCAGGCTCCAAGCGTCCCCTCCCGCATCCGGCGACCTATGTGATTGACCGTGACGGCAAGGTGCGTTGGCGTTTTGTCGAGGTGGATTACAAAGTGCGCCCATCGAATGAAGATGTATTGCGTGAACTCGGCAAAGTAGAAAAGGCGAAATAA
- a CDS encoding efflux RND transporter periplasmic adaptor subunit, which produces MKNEQALNRTFIHSLAHFALLLAALALAFYASACSRKAESGAEPIAEAAGKTTGKAEAAPTAVPPVEVTTATAIMRNLQRGVDVVGSFTADEEVVVAAQAPGELAQLNVDFGSYVQAGQVIATIDQRDAKLKIEQAEATLKQTLARLGMKDGATFDATQNADVKVAKAQLDWTKMDLERAAKLVENGDVSRSIYDQAQTQNNLAQARHQAAIDAVNQQLAVVEQQRSALNLAKKALADTVVRAPISGAVKEKHTARGAYLPVNGRIVTLVKINPLRLRADIPEASAASVRTGQQMTVTVESFPNRTFTGRIVRIGPSLNEQTRALTVEAQVANPGNLLRPGMFAKSSLITVPNAPAILVPSKAVATVAGLTKVFVIANGKAEEKIVKLGVTDGDLIEIKEGVSNGATLATSNLDRLQTGSAVSTK; this is translated from the coding sequence ATGAAGAACGAGCAAGCTCTCAACCGAACTTTCATACACTCCCTCGCGCATTTCGCGCTGCTCTTGGCGGCCCTGGCGCTGGCGTTCTATGCCAGCGCATGCAGCCGCAAGGCCGAAAGCGGCGCCGAACCCATCGCTGAAGCCGCCGGTAAAACCACCGGCAAGGCCGAAGCGGCGCCGACTGCCGTGCCACCGGTCGAAGTCACGACGGCCACCGCCATCATGCGCAACCTGCAACGCGGCGTTGACGTCGTCGGCTCCTTCACCGCCGACGAAGAGGTCGTCGTCGCCGCGCAAGCCCCCGGCGAACTGGCGCAACTGAATGTGGATTTTGGCAGCTACGTGCAGGCGGGTCAGGTCATTGCCACGATTGATCAGCGCGATGCCAAACTCAAAATCGAGCAGGCTGAAGCGACGTTGAAACAAACGCTGGCCCGCTTAGGAATGAAAGACGGAGCAACGTTTGACGCGACGCAAAATGCCGATGTCAAAGTCGCCAAGGCCCAACTCGATTGGACAAAAATGGATTTGGAGCGCGCCGCCAAGCTGGTTGAAAACGGCGATGTCTCGCGTTCGATCTACGATCAGGCGCAAACGCAAAACAATCTGGCGCAGGCGCGTCATCAGGCCGCGATTGATGCGGTCAATCAACAACTCGCCGTCGTCGAGCAGCAGCGGTCGGCGTTGAATCTGGCGAAGAAAGCGCTGGCGGACACGGTCGTGCGCGCCCCCATCAGCGGCGCGGTCAAAGAGAAGCACACGGCGCGCGGCGCTTATCTGCCCGTCAATGGCCGCATCGTCACGCTGGTCAAAATCAATCCGCTGCGCTTGCGCGCCGACATTCCCGAAGCGTCCGCCGCCAGCGTGCGCACGGGTCAGCAGATGACGGTCACCGTAGAGTCCTTCCCCAATCGCACCTTCACCGGGCGCATCGTGCGCATCGGCCCGTCGTTGAATGAGCAAACACGCGCGCTGACCGTCGAAGCGCAAGTCGCCAATCCCGGCAATTTGCTGCGCCCCGGCATGTTCGCCAAATCTTCGCTGATCACGGTGCCCAACGCGCCCGCGATTTTGGTGCCCAGCAAAGCGGTCGCCACCGTCGCGGGCCTCACCAAAGTATTCGTAATCGCCAACGGCAAGGCCGAAGAAAAGATCGTCAAGCTGGGTGTCACTGACGGCGACCTGATCGAAATCAAAGAAGGCGTCAGCAACGGCGCGACGCTCGCCACCAGCAACCTGGATCGGTTGCAAACCGGCAGCGCCGTCAGCACGAAATAA
- a CDS encoding redoxin domain-containing protein, whose amino-acid sequence MTYIRWVVLLCVLLGGLSLATANAQVKAGPQDGAGLPPADLQRIKVGDAAPDFVLEDQDGKPVQLSTYRGKKSVVLVFYRGYW is encoded by the coding sequence ATGACGTACATTCGTTGGGTCGTGCTGCTGTGTGTCTTGCTCGGTGGTTTGAGCCTAGCTACGGCCAATGCGCAAGTGAAAGCAGGGCCGCAAGACGGCGCCGGTTTGCCGCCCGCCGATTTGCAGCGCATCAAAGTCGGCGACGCCGCGCCCGATTTCGTGTTGGAAGATCAGGACGGCAAACCCGTCCAGCTTTCAACCTATCGCGGCAAAAAGTCGGTGGTGCTGGTGTTCTATCGTGGCTATTGGTGA
- a CDS encoding TetR/AcrR family transcriptional regulator, translating into MTPKHELEKPNVARMAAEDRRQQIIEVAVRLFSQKGFRGTTTKEIALAAGVNEAIIFRHFATKRELYTAIMDRKACSVEIQAIQQGLDEAMQAKDDHRVFTHLAFHLLEFHEHDDTAIRLLLYSALEKHELAEMIFRNHISRKHRQLADYVKQRIADGAFRRVNPLLAVRGFMGMLINQVMHRKFFDFDGHDTVPQNNRHLAEKYAEMFLAGIRQTAEPKR; encoded by the coding sequence ATGACGCCCAAACACGAACTTGAAAAACCCAACGTGGCCCGCATGGCCGCCGAAGACCGCCGCCAGCAGATCATTGAGGTGGCCGTCCGGCTTTTTTCGCAAAAGGGCTTTCGCGGCACCACGACCAAAGAAATCGCCCTCGCCGCCGGGGTGAATGAGGCGATTATCTTTCGGCACTTTGCGACCAAACGCGAGTTGTACACCGCGATTATGGATCGCAAGGCCTGCTCCGTGGAGATACAGGCGATTCAGCAGGGCTTGGATGAAGCCATGCAGGCCAAGGACGATCACCGCGTTTTCACGCACCTGGCCTTTCATCTGCTCGAATTCCACGAGCACGACGACACCGCCATCCGGCTGCTGTTGTATAGCGCGTTGGAAAAGCACGAATTGGCTGAAATGATTTTTCGCAATCATATTTCGCGCAAGCACCGCCAGTTGGCCGATTACGTCAAACAGCGCATCGCCGATGGCGCGTTTCGCCGCGTCAATCCGCTGCTGGCCGTGCGCGGCTTTATGGGGATGCTCATCAATCAGGTGATGCATCGCAAGTTTTTTGACTTTGACGGGCACGACACCGTGCCGCAGAACAACCGGCATCTCGCCGAAAAATACGCCGAGATGTTTCTGGCCGGCATCCGGCAGACCGCAGAGCCGAAACGCTAG
- a CDS encoding XisI protein, whose product MDKLTAYQKIVEAILRQYYQLSLDVPAGAPTIEDQILIDHENGHYQLMHVGWDGMKRVYGSPLHLDIKDGKIWIQADGIDIQGGIAKELTERGVPKEDIVLAFHAPYKRPYTGFAVA is encoded by the coding sequence ATGGATAAATTGACTGCTTACCAAAAAATCGTTGAAGCGATTCTGCGGCAGTACTACCAACTTTCCCTTGACGTGCCCGCTGGCGCACCAACGATTGAAGATCAAATTTTGATTGACCACGAAAATGGGCATTACCAACTCATGCACGTCGGCTGGGATGGCATGAAAAGGGTTTACGGCAGCCCCCTGCACTTGGACATCAAAGACGGCAAGATTTGGATTCAAGCTGATGGAATTGATATTCAGGGCGGCATCGCCAAAGAGCTGACCGAACGCGGCGTGCCCAAAGAAGACATCGTGCTGGCTTTCCACGCCCCTTACAAACGCCCTTACACCGGCTTTGCGGTGGCGTGA
- a CDS encoding efflux RND transporter permease subunit: MQKLAELCVRRPVFATMLIMTLVVLGIFSYNRLTVERFPRVEFPTITVTTRLPGAAPEEVETEITDKIEEAVNTISGIEDLRSTSSEGVSLVFITFDLNRELDSAAQDVRDKINTVIPELPQTIDQPTVEKLDPDASPIMTISVASNRSVREITEYADKVLRRQIESVNGVGQVQILGGRKRQVNVYLEGDKLRAYNLTVAQVSQALQGQNLEVPGGRIEQSNRTLTLRTLGRLQSTAEFNNIVVANRNGYPIKISDLGHTEDGVEDELSAGRLNDTPALLLNVRRQSGTNTVDVVNEIKARLDELKKNLPPGYTVQVVRDQSVFILASFHAIREHLIIGSILAALVVLLFMQNLRATIIAAISIPTSIISTFAAMEYAGITLNGPSMLGLTLSVGIVIDDAIVVLENIFRYIEEKGYEPFQAAIEATKEIGLAVMATTLSLVVIFLPIGFMQSIPGRFFKSISLTMAFAILVSLLVSFTLTPMLSARMLKRLKRKAGEPSQPGAPAHEVEKSSFIMRWLDRGYTKLLTLALHHRVIVTGIALLVLLSPAVLGRFVGLNFFPQDDQDEFEVNLRAPEGDSLQKTLDLAQRYAASIRQLGHISYTLTTLGEDQQRTSNLAKIYVRLAPLNTRTISQFEIMNQVRDQISPKFNAENLRITVAPVAAISGGGSNFSADVAYVLRGPNLEKLDQYSTRLLNKLKATPGVVDVDSSLILGKPELRAAIDRQKAADLGVNISDVAQSLRLLVGGDQVSTYNEGGEQYEVHVRAAEDFRTNASGIGQLNVPSNRVGSVGLDNIVKLQEATGPTQIQRLGRQRQVLITANLRQGFSQSAVLAMLANEVKAMNLPPDYVAGVSGNSKELARTGKGFLLAFLLSFIFMYIVLAAQFESFIHPVTVLLALPLSLPFALLSLIITGQAFNMFTMLGLLVLFGMVKKNSILQIDHANGLRAKGMERHEALVQSSRDRLRPILMTTIAFVAGMSPLAFSKGAGAGINRSTSVVVIGGQTLCLLLTLVMTPVFYSLFDDAKNSAIWGRISGFFGGMMEGARQKTAEAVSSLLGTFGK; the protein is encoded by the coding sequence ATGCAGAAGTTAGCCGAATTATGTGTGCGCCGTCCGGTCTTCGCCACGATGTTGATAATGACGCTCGTGGTGCTGGGCATCTTTTCCTACAACCGCCTGACGGTCGAGCGCTTCCCGCGCGTCGAATTCCCGACCATCACCGTGACCACGCGGCTGCCCGGCGCGGCTCCCGAAGAAGTCGAAACCGAAATCACCGACAAGATCGAAGAGGCCGTCAACACGATCAGCGGCATTGAAGACCTGCGCTCGACTTCGTCCGAAGGCGTCTCGCTCGTTTTCATCACCTTTGACCTGAACCGCGAACTGGATTCGGCGGCGCAGGACGTGCGCGACAAAATCAACACGGTCATCCCCGAATTGCCGCAAACGATTGATCAGCCGACGGTCGAAAAACTAGACCCAGACGCCTCGCCGATTATGACGATTTCGGTGGCCTCCAATCGCAGCGTGCGCGAGATCACCGAATACGCCGACAAGGTGTTGCGGCGGCAAATCGAATCGGTCAACGGCGTCGGCCAGGTGCAAATCCTGGGCGGGCGCAAACGCCAGGTGAACGTTTATCTCGAAGGCGACAAGTTGCGCGCTTACAACCTGACCGTCGCGCAAGTTTCGCAGGCGCTGCAAGGGCAAAACCTGGAAGTCCCCGGTGGCCGCATCGAACAGAGCAATCGCACGTTGACGCTGCGCACGCTGGGGCGGCTGCAATCCACTGCCGAGTTCAACAACATCGTCGTCGCGAACCGCAACGGCTACCCGATCAAAATCTCCGACCTGGGTCACACCGAAGACGGCGTCGAAGACGAACTCAGCGCCGGGCGTTTGAATGACACGCCCGCGCTGCTGTTGAACGTGCGCCGCCAATCGGGCACCAACACGGTGGATGTGGTGAACGAAATCAAAGCGCGGCTCGACGAATTGAAGAAGAACCTGCCGCCCGGTTACACGGTGCAAGTCGTGCGCGACCAGTCAGTCTTCATCCTCGCCTCGTTCCACGCCATCCGCGAACACTTGATCATCGGTTCGATTCTGGCGGCGCTGGTCGTGCTGCTGTTTATGCAAAACCTGCGCGCGACGATCATCGCGGCGATTTCGATTCCGACTTCGATCATCTCGACCTTCGCGGCGATGGAATATGCCGGGATCACGTTGAATGGCCCCTCGATGCTGGGGCTGACGCTTTCGGTCGGCATCGTGATTGACGATGCGATTGTGGTGCTCGAAAACATCTTCCGCTACATCGAAGAGAAGGGCTACGAACCATTCCAAGCGGCCATTGAGGCGACGAAGGAAATCGGCTTGGCGGTCATGGCGACGACGCTTTCGCTGGTCGTGATCTTTCTGCCCATCGGCTTTATGCAGAGCATTCCAGGCCGCTTCTTCAAAAGCATCTCGCTGACGATGGCGTTTGCGATTCTGGTTTCGCTGCTGGTCAGTTTCACGCTGACGCCGATGCTCAGCGCGCGAATGTTGAAACGCCTCAAACGAAAAGCGGGCGAACCGAGTCAACCCGGCGCGCCAGCCCACGAGGTCGAAAAATCTTCGTTCATTATGCGCTGGCTGGATCGCGGCTATACGAAGTTGTTGACGCTGGCGCTGCATCATCGCGTCATCGTGACCGGAATTGCGTTGCTGGTGCTGCTTTCGCCCGCTGTGCTGGGCCGTTTTGTCGGACTGAATTTCTTCCCGCAAGATGACCAGGACGAGTTCGAGGTCAATTTGCGTGCGCCCGAAGGCGACTCGCTGCAAAAGACGCTGGACTTGGCGCAACGCTACGCGGCCAGCATTCGCCAGCTCGGCCACATCAGTTACACGCTGACGACGCTGGGCGAAGACCAACAGCGCACGTCCAATCTAGCGAAAATTTATGTGCGCCTGGCGCCGCTCAACACGCGCACGATTTCGCAGTTCGAGATCATGAACCAGGTACGCGATCAGATTTCGCCGAAGTTCAACGCAGAAAACCTGCGCATCACGGTCGCGCCGGTGGCCGCGATTAGCGGCGGCGGCAGCAATTTCAGCGCCGATGTTGCCTATGTGCTGCGCGGCCCCAATCTGGAAAAGCTCGACCAGTATTCGACGCGCCTGCTCAACAAACTCAAAGCCACGCCCGGTGTGGTGGACGTGGACAGTTCGCTGATTCTGGGCAAGCCGGAATTGCGCGCGGCCATTGACCGGCAAAAGGCGGCGGATTTGGGCGTGAACATTTCCGATGTCGCACAAAGCTTGCGCCTGCTGGTGGGCGGCGATCAAGTCTCGACCTATAACGAAGGCGGCGAGCAATACGAAGTGCACGTGCGCGCGGCGGAAGATTTTCGCACCAACGCGAGCGGCATCGGCCAACTCAATGTGCCATCCAATCGCGTGGGCAGCGTGGGGCTGGACAACATCGTCAAGCTGCAAGAGGCCACCGGGCCAACCCAGATTCAGCGCTTGGGGCGGCAGCGGCAGGTGCTGATCACGGCCAACCTGCGGCAAGGCTTTTCGCAAAGCGCCGTGCTCGCCATGCTGGCCAACGAGGTCAAGGCGATGAATTTGCCGCCCGATTATGTGGCGGGCGTTTCAGGCAACAGCAAGGAACTGGCGCGCACGGGCAAAGGCTTTCTGCTCGCCTTCCTGCTCTCGTTTATTTTCATGTACATCGTGCTGGCCGCGCAGTTCGAATCATTCATCCATCCGGTGACGGTGCTGCTGGCCTTGCCGTTGAGCCTGCCGTTCGCGCTGCTTTCGCTGATCATCACCGGGCAGGCCTTCAATATGTTCACGATGCTGGGCCTGCTGGTGCTCTTCGGCATGGTCAAAAAGAACTCGATCTTGCAGATTGACCACGCCAATGGCTTGCGCGCCAAAGGCATGGAACGGCACGAAGCGCTAGTGCAATCCAGCCGCGACCGCTTGCGTCCGATTCTGATGACGACGATTGCTTTTGTCGCGGGGATGTCGCCGCTCGCTTTCAGCAAAGGCGCGGGCGCGGGCATCAACCGGTCGACTTCGGTGGTCGTCATCGGCGGGCAAACGCTCTGTCTGTTGCTGACGCTGGTGATGACGCCGGTGTTCTATTCGCTCTTTGACGATGCCAAAAACTCCGCCATCTGGGGGCGGATCAGCGGTTTCTTTGGCGGGATGATGGAAGGCGCGCGGCAAAAGACGGCGGAGGCGGTTTCGTCGTTGCTTGGCACGTTCGGTAAGTAG
- a CDS encoding putative Ig domain-containing protein — MQNRLFTLLFTCILFALTAPFAQAAVYEVGPGKPYASIGAVPWESLLAGDTVLIYWRATPYQEKWVICRQGTAAAPIIVRGVPDAATGALPIIDGNGATTRSALSYWNENRSIIKIGGASVPADTTPRYITIENLDIRSGRPPYTYTSTSGATQSYVNNAATIYIEKGENITVRNCILHDSGNGFFVASSDALASRDILVEGNYIYDNGNVNSIYEHNAYTAAIGITYQYNRFGPLRTGCLGNNLKDRSAGQVVRYNWIEGGNRQLDLTDGEDSVLIRNDPRYRTTHVYGNVLIEPDAAGNRQLTHYGGDSGTTANYRKGVLYFYNNTIISTRTDRTTLFRLSTNEERCEARNNIFYATAAGNTVSLLDDSGVLDLLYNWFKPGRVISFGTFTGTVNDNNTSVTGSAPGFVNEAGQDYRLAVGSACINAGVALNAAVLPAHNVVWQYVKHQSSEARPNDGWFDIGAYELAGAMPADLVLATTSVPSGTVGTAYSATFAATGGVAPYQWSITVGSLPAGLTLNAATGVISGTPTAAGTFNFTAQVADAQTPADTAAQAFALTVNAPAPLNITTGKLPNARQGRNYAQTLQATGGLKPYAWSLAAGALPPGLALNATTGVISGTATTRGTWSFTVRVQDAQTPAAIDTQALSLTVVR, encoded by the coding sequence ATGCAAAATCGTCTCTTTACGTTGTTGTTCACATGCATTCTGTTCGCGCTCACCGCGCCTTTCGCCCAAGCCGCCGTTTATGAAGTCGGGCCGGGCAAGCCTTACGCCAGCATCGGCGCGGTGCCGTGGGAATCGCTGTTGGCAGGTGACACGGTGCTGATTTATTGGCGCGCGACGCCGTACCAAGAAAAATGGGTAATCTGCCGCCAGGGCACCGCCGCCGCGCCGATCATCGTGCGCGGCGTGCCCGATGCCGCGACCGGTGCCTTGCCCATCATTGACGGCAACGGCGCGACCACGCGCAGTGCGCTGAGTTATTGGAACGAGAACCGTTCGATCATCAAGATCGGCGGAGCCAGCGTGCCCGCCGACACGACGCCGCGTTACATCACCATCGAGAATCTGGACATTCGCAGCGGGCGTCCGCCTTACACCTACACCTCGACCAGCGGCGCGACGCAAAGTTACGTCAATAACGCCGCCACGATTTACATCGAGAAGGGCGAGAACATCACCGTCCGCAACTGCATCCTGCACGACAGCGGCAACGGCTTTTTTGTGGCATCGAGCGATGCGCTGGCCTCGCGCGACATCCTGGTCGAGGGCAACTACATTTACGACAACGGCAACGTGAATAGCATCTACGAACACAACGCCTACACCGCCGCCATCGGCATCACCTATCAATACAACCGCTTTGGCCCGCTGCGCACCGGCTGTCTGGGCAATAATCTGAAAGACCGTTCGGCGGGGCAGGTCGTGCGTTACAACTGGATCGAAGGCGGCAACCGCCAACTCGATCTGACCGATGGCGAAGACAGCGTGCTGATTCGCAACGATCCGCGTTACCGCACGACGCACGTTTACGGCAATGTGTTGATTGAACCCGACGCGGCGGGCAATCGGCAGCTCACGCATTACGGCGGCGACAGTGGCACGACGGCCAATTACCGCAAGGGTGTGCTGTATTTTTACAACAACACGATCATCTCGACGCGCACCGACCGCACGACGCTCTTTCGCCTTTCGACGAACGAAGAGCGTTGCGAGGCGCGCAACAACATCTTTTACGCGACGGCGGCGGGCAACACCGTCTCGCTGCTGGACGACAGCGGCGTGCTTGATTTGCTTTATAACTGGTTCAAGCCGGGCCGCGTGATTTCGTTCGGCACGTTCACCGGCACTGTGAATGACAACAACACTTCGGTCACTGGCAGCGCGCCGGGCTTCGTGAATGAAGCCGGGCAGGATTACAGGCTGGCCGTCGGCTCAGCTTGCATCAATGCGGGCGTAGCATTGAATGCGGCGGTGCTGCCTGCGCACAACGTCGTGTGGCAATACGTCAAACATCAAAGCAGCGAAGCGCGTCCGAATGATGGCTGGTTCGACATCGGCGCGTATGAATTGGCGGGTGCCATGCCGGCGGATTTAGTGCTGGCGACGACGAGCGTGCCTAGCGGCACAGTAGGCACGGCGTATTCGGCCACGTTCGCGGCCACAGGCGGCGTTGCGCCGTATCAGTGGTCAATCACCGTCGGCAGTTTGCCTGCGGGGCTGACGCTCAATGCGGCGACCGGCGTCATCAGCGGCACGCCCACAGCGGCAGGCACATTCAATTTCACCGCCCAAGTCGCCGATGCGCAAACCCCGGCGGATACTGCTGCACAGGCGTTTGCGCTGACCGTCAATGCGCCCGCGCCGCTAAATATCACGACCGGCAAATTACCCAACGCGCGCCAGGGCCGCAATTATGCGCAAACCTTGCAAGCCACGGGCGGACTTAAACCCTACGCCTGGTCATTGGCTGCCGGCGCCTTGCCACCAGGGCTGGCGCTCAATGCGACCACGGGTGTCATCAGCGGCACGGCGACGACGCGCGGCACGTGGAGCTTCACCGTGCGCGTGCAGGATGCGCAAACACCGGCGGCCATTGATACACAAGCGCTGTCGTTGACGGTGGTGCGCTGA
- a CDS encoding VOC family protein, whose amino-acid sequence MVSPKLKKMLLLGLAIDVLVLAGGYLYAELDFKAPLQPVAELHPTPLRLGHVVFNVRDLPEALQTYRENGFTVSQGGAAGNGLSESAFIYFGDNTYLELRAYRAGPKLSAARWLRQFGLYKLFGGQSLHKLMHEVDVYEDWESVVFQARDLTGCRRALLENGLLVSELLPEERRGAQGELITRNLLVPLHPLLPLVCSPDDADKGFDASARSHANGATQIKEVVLTVSDLAAAEPQLKAFFGFPPQRDTEGKLRFNLGALTMTYRQDEQRGLALEQVVLETAGANRMLDFAHGRFKLENTELSRKENRSKSPERAREQAETPH is encoded by the coding sequence ATGGTATCCCCCAAGCTTAAAAAGATGCTCTTACTTGGTTTGGCAATTGATGTGTTGGTGTTGGCTGGTGGTTATTTGTATGCCGAACTGGATTTCAAGGCCCCTTTACAACCGGTGGCGGAGTTGCATCCGACGCCCTTGCGGTTGGGGCACGTCGTGTTCAATGTGCGCGACCTGCCAGAGGCGTTGCAGACTTATCGGGAAAACGGCTTCACCGTGAGCCAGGGCGGCGCGGCTGGCAATGGCCTCAGCGAAAGCGCCTTCATCTATTTTGGCGATAATACCTATCTGGAGTTGCGAGCGTACCGGGCCGGGCCGAAACTCAGCGCGGCCCGCTGGCTGCGTCAGTTTGGGTTGTACAAGCTGTTCGGCGGCCAATCGTTGCACAAACTGATGCACGAGGTGGATGTTTATGAAGACTGGGAATCCGTCGTTTTCCAAGCGCGCGATTTGACGGGTTGCCGCCGCGCACTGCTTGAAAACGGCCTGCTTGTTTCGGAACTCTTGCCCGAAGAAAGGCGCGGCGCTCAAGGCGAATTGATCACGCGGAATTTGCTGGTGCCGCTGCACCCCCTCTTGCCGCTGGTCTGTTCGCCTGACGATGCCGACAAAGGCTTTGACGCGAGCGCTCGCAGCCACGCCAACGGCGCGACCCAAATCAAAGAAGTGGTGCTCACGGTCAGCGATTTGGCGGCAGCCGAGCCGCAATTGAAAGCCTTCTTTGGTTTTCCGCCGCAGCGTGACACTGAAGGAAAATTGCGTTTCAACCTGGGCGCGCTGACGATGACGTATCGGCAAGACGAGCAGCGTGGGTTGGCCCTTGAGCAAGTCGTGCTTGAAACCGCCGGCGCCAATCGCATGTTGGACTTTGCCCACGGGCGCTTCAAACTCGAAAACACTGAACTCAGCCGCAAAGAAAACCGCTCCAAGTCACCGGAGCGCGCGCGTGAACAAGCGGAGACGCCGCACTGA